The Oreochromis niloticus isolate F11D_XX linkage group LG15, O_niloticus_UMD_NMBU, whole genome shotgun sequence genome includes a region encoding these proteins:
- the pum2 gene encoding pumilio homolog 2 isoform X9, which translates to MSIPCSILGMNDVAWQETRGGMLHANGAPESGGVRVHGGGPLATVGGAGQAPGGPHIQGMDRVPNPTPGTPQPPLSGRSQDDATVGYFFQRQPGEQLVSCTPSKHRWPTGDANHVDQVRAVDEMNYDFQALALESRGMGELLPAKKLWDSDELAKDGRKGMLLGEEWRDNAWGSSHHSVSQPIMVQRRPGQGFHGNGDANSVLSPRSEGGGLGVSMVEYVLSSSPGDKMDGRYRNGGYGAGDADQDGREKSDAQEKVSPFEEDKSPEMKVGEESDPTKANGRGLLNGMDRDCKDFNPTPGSRQASPTEAVERMGPSQTGLEMMGQHHHPHVLQQQNPSQNKVQAEDFQNQEAQNMGGMEQQAGVESLQFDYAGNQIQVDSSGTPVGLFDYNSQQQLFQRSNPLTVQQLTAAQQQQYALAAAQQQHLAGLAPAFVPNPYIINAAPPGADPYTAAGLAAAATLAGPTVVPPQYYGVPWGVYPANLFQQQPASTANHSANQQASSQGPGPGQPQVMRTGTNQRPLTPGQGQQSQQESLAAAAAANPALAYTGMPGYQVLAPAAYYDQTGALVMGPGARTGLGGPVRLVQTPLLINHAAAQAAAAVSASGSGNNMSGPPANGLYRSMPQAQPQPQQQQAPPPSSGLPSSSFYGSGSVPNTSQSSSLFSHTSAAPPPPSSSLGFSSTGGSLGVGLGSALGGFGSSVSSSTSSSVSRRDSLLASSDLYKRGGSSLTPIGQPFYNSLGYSSSPSPIGLTPGHSPLTPPPSLPSSHGSSSSLHLGGLTNGSGRYISAAPGAEAKYRSTGSTSSLFNSSSQLFPPSRPRYSRSDVMPSGRSRLLEDFRNNRFPNLQLRDLPGHMVEFSQDQHGSRFIQQKLERATPAERQMVFGEILQAAYQLMTDVFGNYVIQKFFEFGSADQKLALATRIRGHVLPLALQMYGCRVIQKALESISSDQQVISDIVRELDGHVLKCVKDQNGNHVVQKCIECVQPQALQFIIDAFQGQVFVLSTHPYGCRVIQRILEHCTQEQTLPILEELHQHSEQLGQDQYGNYVIQHVLEHGRPEDKSKIVAEVRGKVLVLSQHKFASNVVEKCVIHSSRAERALLIDEVCCQKDGPHSALYTMMKDQYANYVVQRMIDMAEPAQRKIIMHKIRPHIATLRKYTYGKHILAKLEKYYMKSGSELGPIGGPTNGLM; encoded by the exons ATGAGCATTCCATGCAGCATCCTAGGTATGAATGACGTGGCCTGGCAGGAGACAAGAGGTGGGATGCTGCATGCAAACGGTGCTCCTGAGTCTGGGGGTGTCCGAGTTCATGGCGGAGGGCCCCTAGCCACAGTTGGGGGAGCTGGTCAGGCTCCTGGAGGGCCACATATACAGGGCATGGACAGGGTTCCTAACCCTACCCCAGGTACCCCACAGCCCCCGCTGAGCGGGAGGTCTCAGGATGACGCCACAGTAGGATACTTCTTTCAGAGGCAGCCTGGGGAGCAGCTTGTGAGTTGCACACCTAGCAAGCATCGCTGGCCTACTGGGGATGCCAATCATGTCGATCAG GTCCGTGCAGTGGATGAAATGAACTATGATTTTCAAGCTCTTGCTTTGGAGTCGAGGGGGATGGGAGAG cttTTGCCAGCAAAAAAGCTCTGGGATTCTGATGAGCTGGCCAAAGATGGCAGGAAAGGAATGCTTCTTGGAGAAGAGTGGAGAGACAATGCATGGGGATCATCTC ATCATTCAGTGTCTCAGCCAATCATGGTGCAGCGACGGCCAGGCCAGGGTTTCCATGGGAATGGTGATGCCAATTCTGTGCTTTCACCTCGCTCAGAAGGCGGAGGTCTCGGCGTGAGCATGGTGGAGTACGTCCTGAGTTCGTCCCCTGGTGACAAGATGGATGGCCGCTACAGGAATGGTGGCTAT GGTGCAGGAGATGCTGACCAAGATGGGAGAGAGAAAAGTGATGCGCAAGAGAAGGTGTCGCCTTTTGAAGAGGACAAAAGCCCTGAGATGAAGGTGGGAGAGGAGAGTGATCCTACTAAAGCCAATGGAAGAGGTCTGCTGAACGGCATGGACAGAGACTGTAAAGACTTCAA ccCAACTCCTGGAAGCCGTCAAGCTTCTCCCACTGAGGCTGTGGAGAGGATGGGTCCCAGTCAGACAGGTTTGGAGATGATGGGGCAGCACCACCACCCTCATGTTCTCCAACAGCAGAACCCCTCCCAAAACAAGGTCCAAGCTGAGGATTTCCAGAACCAGGAGGCCCAGAACATGGGCGGTATGGAGCAGCAAGCTGGTGTGGAGTCCTTACAGTTTGACTATGCTGGTAATCAGATTCAGGTGGACTCTTCAGGGACTCCAGTTGGATTGTTTGACTACAACTCTCAGCAGCAG ttGTTCCAGAGGTCTAATCCATTGACTGTTCAACAGCTCACTGCAGCTCAGCAGCAACAATATGCACTGGCTGCAGCCCAGCAGCAGCATCTTG CTGGCCTTGCTCCTGCGTTTGTGCCAAACCCTTACATCATTAATGCTGCCCCACCTGGAGCTGATCCCTACACTGCTGCTGGgttggcagcagcagcaacgctTGCAG GCCCCACAGTTGTTCCACCACAGTACTACGGCGTCCCTTGGGGTGTGTACCCAGCTAATCTTTTCCAGCAGCAGCCTGCATCTACTGCCAATCACTCGGCCAATCAGCAAGCATCCAGTCAAGGGCCAGGGCCAGGGCAACCACAG GTGATGCGCACTGGAACCAACCAGCGACCTCTTACACCTGGGCAAGGCCAGCAGAGCCAGCAGGAATCCctagctgcagcagctgctgcaaaCCCTGCATTGGCATACACAGGAATGCCTG GTTATCAGGTTTTGGCCCCTGCAGCTTACTATGACCAGACTGGAGCTTTGGTAATGGGCCCTGGTGCCCGCACCGGTCTGGGTGGGCCTGTTCGTCTAGTCCAAACCCCACTTCTTATCAACCATGCAGCGGCGCAGGCTg cagcagcagtgtctgCATCTGGCTCCGGTAACAACATGTCTGGTCCTCCAGCCAACGGACTGTACCGCTCCATGCCTCAGGCTCAACCTcagccgcagcagcagcaggctccTCCACCCAGCAGCGGCCTGCCCTCCAGCTCATTCTACGGATCTGGATCAGTCCCTAACACCTCTCAGAGCAGCTCCCTTTTCTCTCACACCTCTGCTGCCCCACCACCCCCAAGCTCTTCCCTGGGCTTCAGCAGCACCGGCGGCTCTCTTGGCGTTGGCCTGGGCTCTGCTCTTGGGGGTTTTGGCTCTTCTG TATCCAGCTCGACCAGTAGCAGTGTATCCCGCAGGGATTCCCTGTTGGCAAGTTCTGACCTATACAAACGAGGTGGCAGCAGTTTAACTCCCATTGGGCAGCCGTTTTATAACAGCCTGGGTTACTCCTCTTCACCTAGCCCCATTGGCCTTACACCAGGTCATTCCCCACTCACTCCTCCGCCATCTTTGCCCTCTTCCCATGGATCCTCTTCCAGCCTTCACCTAG GTGGCCTGACAAATGGCAGTGGTCGTTACATTTCTGCAGCTCCCGGAGCTGAGGCCAAATACCGGAGCACAGGCAGCACGTCCAGTCTGTTCAATTCCAGCAGCCAGTTGTTCCCTCCCTCACGGCCCCGCTACAGCCGCTCTGATGTCATGCCATCTGGACGCAGCCGCCTATTGGAAGACTTCAGGAACAACCGTTTTCCAAACCTCCAGCTCCGTGACTTGCCTGGACACATGGTGGAGTTCTCTCAAGACCAGCACGGATCCAG ATTTATCCAGCAGAAGCTAGAGAGGGCCACTCCTGCTGAGAGACAGATGGTGTTTGGAGAGATTTTGCAAGCAGCATACCAACTGATGACTGATGTATTTGGGAATTATGTCATCCAAAAGTTCTTTGAG TTTGGAAGTGCAGACCAGAAACTTGCTTTAGCGACCCGTATCCGCGGACACGTCCTTCCCCTGGCGTTGCAGATGTATGGGTGCAGGGTCATTCAGAAAGCCCTGGAGTCCATTTCCTCAGACCAGCAGGTAATT AGCGACATTGTCCGTGAGCTTGATGGCCATGTGCTGAAGTGTGTGAAAGACCAGAATGGGAACCATGTGGTACAGAAGTGCATTGAATGTGTCCAGCCTCAGGCCCTTCAGTTCATCATTGATGCCTTCCAGGGACAG gTTTTTGTACTTTCCACACACCCCTATGGCTGCAGAGTTATCCAAAGGATCTTGGAGCACTGCACCCAGGAGCAAACTCTGCCCATCCTGGAAGAGCTTCATCAGCACTCTGAACAGCTGGGCCAG GATCAGTACGGTAACTACGTCATTCAGCATGTTTTGGAGCATGGCAGACCAGAAGATAAGAGCAAGATAGTGGCAGAGGTGCGCGGGAAGGTTCTTGTCCTGAGCCAGCATAAATTTGCAAG taatGTGGTGGAGAAGTGTGTGATCCACTCCTCGCGTGCAGAGAGAGCTCTGCTGATAGATGAAGTGTGCTGCCAGAAGGACGGGCCCCACAGCGCCTTGTACACCATGATGAAAGACCAGTACGCCAACTATGTTGTCCAAAGAATGATCGACATGGCAGAACCTGCTCAGCGTAAAATCATCATGCACAAG ATCCGGCCTCACATTGCCACTTTGCGTAAGTACACCTACGGGAAGCACATTCTAGCCAAGCTAGAGAAGTACTACATGAAGAGTGGATCTGAACTGGGTCCAATCGGCGGTCCCACGAATGGTCTGATGTAG
- the pum2 gene encoding pumilio homolog 2 isoform X6: protein MSIPCSILGMNDVAWQETRGGMLHANGAPESGGVRVHGGGPLATVGGAGQAPGGPHIQGMDRVPNPTPGTPQPPLSGRSQDDATVGYFFQRQPGEQLVSCTPSKHRWPTGDANHVDQTAALGAFSDQSSVVRAVDEMNYDFQALALESRGMGELLPAKKLWDSDELAKDGRKGMLLGEEWRDNAWGSSHHSVSQPIMVQRRPGQGFHGNGDANSVLSPRSEGGGLGVSMVEYVLSSSPGDKMDGRYRNGGYGAGDADQDGREKSDAQEKVSPFEEDKSPEMKVGEESDPTKANGRGLLNGMDRDCKDFNPTPGSRQASPTEAVERMGPSQTGLEMMGQHHHPHVLQQQNPSQNKVQAEDFQNQEAQNMGGMEQQAGVESLQFDYAGNQIQVDSSGTPVGLFDYNSQQQLFQRSNPLTVQQLTAAQQQQYALAAAQQQHLAGLAPAFVPNPYIINAAPPGADPYTAAGLAAAATLAGPTVVPPQYYGVPWGVYPANLFQQQPASTANHSANQQASSQGPGPGQPQVMRTGTNQRPLTPGQGQQSQQESLAAAAAANPALAYTGMPGYQVLAPAAYYDQTGALVMGPGARTGLGGPVRLVQTPLLINHAAAQAAAAVSASGSGNNMSGPPANGLYRSMPQAQPQPQQQQAPPPSSGLPSSSFYGSGSVPNTSQSSSLFSHTSAAPPPPSSSLGFSSTGGSLGVGLGSALGGFGSSVSSSTSSSVSRRDSLLASSDLYKRGGSSLTPIGQPFYNSLGYSSSPSPIGLTPGHSPLTPPPSLPSSHGSSSSLHLGGLTNGSGRYISAAPGAEAKYRSTGSTSSLFNSSSQLFPPSRPRYSRSDVMPSGRSRLLEDFRNNRFPNLQLRDLPGHMVEFSQDQHGSRFIQQKLERATPAERQMVFGEILQAAYQLMTDVFGNYVIQKFFEFGSADQKLALATRIRGHVLPLALQMYGCRVIQKALESISSDQQSDIVRELDGHVLKCVKDQNGNHVVQKCIECVQPQALQFIIDAFQGQVFVLSTHPYGCRVIQRILEHCTQEQTLPILEELHQHSEQLGQDQYGNYVIQHVLEHGRPEDKSKIVAEVRGKVLVLSQHKFASNVVEKCVIHSSRAERALLIDEVCCQKDGPHSALYTMMKDQYANYVVQRMIDMAEPAQRKIIMHKIRPHIATLRKYTYGKHILAKLEKYYMKSGSELGPIGGPTNGLM from the exons ATGAGCATTCCATGCAGCATCCTAGGTATGAATGACGTGGCCTGGCAGGAGACAAGAGGTGGGATGCTGCATGCAAACGGTGCTCCTGAGTCTGGGGGTGTCCGAGTTCATGGCGGAGGGCCCCTAGCCACAGTTGGGGGAGCTGGTCAGGCTCCTGGAGGGCCACATATACAGGGCATGGACAGGGTTCCTAACCCTACCCCAGGTACCCCACAGCCCCCGCTGAGCGGGAGGTCTCAGGATGACGCCACAGTAGGATACTTCTTTCAGAGGCAGCCTGGGGAGCAGCTTGTGAGTTGCACACCTAGCAAGCATCGCTGGCCTACTGGGGATGCCAATCATGTCGATCAG ACTGCTGCACTCGGGGCTTTCAGTGATCAAAGCAGCGTA GTCCGTGCAGTGGATGAAATGAACTATGATTTTCAAGCTCTTGCTTTGGAGTCGAGGGGGATGGGAGAG cttTTGCCAGCAAAAAAGCTCTGGGATTCTGATGAGCTGGCCAAAGATGGCAGGAAAGGAATGCTTCTTGGAGAAGAGTGGAGAGACAATGCATGGGGATCATCTC ATCATTCAGTGTCTCAGCCAATCATGGTGCAGCGACGGCCAGGCCAGGGTTTCCATGGGAATGGTGATGCCAATTCTGTGCTTTCACCTCGCTCAGAAGGCGGAGGTCTCGGCGTGAGCATGGTGGAGTACGTCCTGAGTTCGTCCCCTGGTGACAAGATGGATGGCCGCTACAGGAATGGTGGCTAT GGTGCAGGAGATGCTGACCAAGATGGGAGAGAGAAAAGTGATGCGCAAGAGAAGGTGTCGCCTTTTGAAGAGGACAAAAGCCCTGAGATGAAGGTGGGAGAGGAGAGTGATCCTACTAAAGCCAATGGAAGAGGTCTGCTGAACGGCATGGACAGAGACTGTAAAGACTTCAA ccCAACTCCTGGAAGCCGTCAAGCTTCTCCCACTGAGGCTGTGGAGAGGATGGGTCCCAGTCAGACAGGTTTGGAGATGATGGGGCAGCACCACCACCCTCATGTTCTCCAACAGCAGAACCCCTCCCAAAACAAGGTCCAAGCTGAGGATTTCCAGAACCAGGAGGCCCAGAACATGGGCGGTATGGAGCAGCAAGCTGGTGTGGAGTCCTTACAGTTTGACTATGCTGGTAATCAGATTCAGGTGGACTCTTCAGGGACTCCAGTTGGATTGTTTGACTACAACTCTCAGCAGCAG ttGTTCCAGAGGTCTAATCCATTGACTGTTCAACAGCTCACTGCAGCTCAGCAGCAACAATATGCACTGGCTGCAGCCCAGCAGCAGCATCTTG CTGGCCTTGCTCCTGCGTTTGTGCCAAACCCTTACATCATTAATGCTGCCCCACCTGGAGCTGATCCCTACACTGCTGCTGGgttggcagcagcagcaacgctTGCAG GCCCCACAGTTGTTCCACCACAGTACTACGGCGTCCCTTGGGGTGTGTACCCAGCTAATCTTTTCCAGCAGCAGCCTGCATCTACTGCCAATCACTCGGCCAATCAGCAAGCATCCAGTCAAGGGCCAGGGCCAGGGCAACCACAG GTGATGCGCACTGGAACCAACCAGCGACCTCTTACACCTGGGCAAGGCCAGCAGAGCCAGCAGGAATCCctagctgcagcagctgctgcaaaCCCTGCATTGGCATACACAGGAATGCCTG GTTATCAGGTTTTGGCCCCTGCAGCTTACTATGACCAGACTGGAGCTTTGGTAATGGGCCCTGGTGCCCGCACCGGTCTGGGTGGGCCTGTTCGTCTAGTCCAAACCCCACTTCTTATCAACCATGCAGCGGCGCAGGCTg cagcagcagtgtctgCATCTGGCTCCGGTAACAACATGTCTGGTCCTCCAGCCAACGGACTGTACCGCTCCATGCCTCAGGCTCAACCTcagccgcagcagcagcaggctccTCCACCCAGCAGCGGCCTGCCCTCCAGCTCATTCTACGGATCTGGATCAGTCCCTAACACCTCTCAGAGCAGCTCCCTTTTCTCTCACACCTCTGCTGCCCCACCACCCCCAAGCTCTTCCCTGGGCTTCAGCAGCACCGGCGGCTCTCTTGGCGTTGGCCTGGGCTCTGCTCTTGGGGGTTTTGGCTCTTCTG TATCCAGCTCGACCAGTAGCAGTGTATCCCGCAGGGATTCCCTGTTGGCAAGTTCTGACCTATACAAACGAGGTGGCAGCAGTTTAACTCCCATTGGGCAGCCGTTTTATAACAGCCTGGGTTACTCCTCTTCACCTAGCCCCATTGGCCTTACACCAGGTCATTCCCCACTCACTCCTCCGCCATCTTTGCCCTCTTCCCATGGATCCTCTTCCAGCCTTCACCTAG GTGGCCTGACAAATGGCAGTGGTCGTTACATTTCTGCAGCTCCCGGAGCTGAGGCCAAATACCGGAGCACAGGCAGCACGTCCAGTCTGTTCAATTCCAGCAGCCAGTTGTTCCCTCCCTCACGGCCCCGCTACAGCCGCTCTGATGTCATGCCATCTGGACGCAGCCGCCTATTGGAAGACTTCAGGAACAACCGTTTTCCAAACCTCCAGCTCCGTGACTTGCCTGGACACATGGTGGAGTTCTCTCAAGACCAGCACGGATCCAG ATTTATCCAGCAGAAGCTAGAGAGGGCCACTCCTGCTGAGAGACAGATGGTGTTTGGAGAGATTTTGCAAGCAGCATACCAACTGATGACTGATGTATTTGGGAATTATGTCATCCAAAAGTTCTTTGAG TTTGGAAGTGCAGACCAGAAACTTGCTTTAGCGACCCGTATCCGCGGACACGTCCTTCCCCTGGCGTTGCAGATGTATGGGTGCAGGGTCATTCAGAAAGCCCTGGAGTCCATTTCCTCAGACCAGCAG AGCGACATTGTCCGTGAGCTTGATGGCCATGTGCTGAAGTGTGTGAAAGACCAGAATGGGAACCATGTGGTACAGAAGTGCATTGAATGTGTCCAGCCTCAGGCCCTTCAGTTCATCATTGATGCCTTCCAGGGACAG gTTTTTGTACTTTCCACACACCCCTATGGCTGCAGAGTTATCCAAAGGATCTTGGAGCACTGCACCCAGGAGCAAACTCTGCCCATCCTGGAAGAGCTTCATCAGCACTCTGAACAGCTGGGCCAG GATCAGTACGGTAACTACGTCATTCAGCATGTTTTGGAGCATGGCAGACCAGAAGATAAGAGCAAGATAGTGGCAGAGGTGCGCGGGAAGGTTCTTGTCCTGAGCCAGCATAAATTTGCAAG taatGTGGTGGAGAAGTGTGTGATCCACTCCTCGCGTGCAGAGAGAGCTCTGCTGATAGATGAAGTGTGCTGCCAGAAGGACGGGCCCCACAGCGCCTTGTACACCATGATGAAAGACCAGTACGCCAACTATGTTGTCCAAAGAATGATCGACATGGCAGAACCTGCTCAGCGTAAAATCATCATGCACAAG ATCCGGCCTCACATTGCCACTTTGCGTAAGTACACCTACGGGAAGCACATTCTAGCCAAGCTAGAGAAGTACTACATGAAGAGTGGATCTGAACTGGGTCCAATCGGCGGTCCCACGAATGGTCTGATGTAG
- the pum2 gene encoding pumilio homolog 2 isoform X2 has product MSIPCSILGMNDVAWQETRGGMLHANGAPESGGVRVHGGGPLATVGGAGQAPGGPHIQGMDRVPNPTPGTPQPPLSGRSQDDATVGYFFQRQPGEQLVSCTPSKHRWPTGDANHVDQTAALGAFSDQSSVVRAVDEMNYDFQALALESRGMGELLPAKKLWDSDELAKDGRKGMLLGEEWRDNAWGSSHHSVSQPIMVQRRPGQGFHGNGDANSVLSPRSEGGGLGVSMVEYVLSSSPGDKMDGRYRNGGYGAGDADQDGREKSDAQEKVSPFEEDKSPEMKVGEESDPTKANGRGLLNGMDRDCKDFNPTPGSRQASPTEAVERMGPSQTGLEMMGQHHHPHVLQQQNPSQNKVQAEDFQNQEAQNMGGMEQQAGVESLQFDYAGNQIQVDSSGTPVGLFDYNSQQQLFQRSNPLTVQQLTAAQQQQYALAAAQQQHLAGLAPAFVPNPYIINAAPPGADPYTAAGLAAAATLAGPTVVPPQYYGVPWGVYPANLFQQQPASTANHSANQQASSQGPGPGQPQVMRTGTNQRPLTPGQGQQSQQESLAAAAAANPALAYTGMPGYQVLAPAAYYDQTGALVMGPGARTGLGGPVRLVQTPLLINHAAAQAAAVSASGSGNNMSGPPANGLYRSMPQAQPQPQQQQAPPPSSGLPSSSFYGSGSVPNTSQSSSLFSHTSAAPPPPSSSLGFSSTGGSLGVGLGSALGGFGSSVSSSTSSSVSRRDSLLASSDLYKRGGSSLTPIGQPFYNSLGYSSSPSPIGLTPGHSPLTPPPSLPSSHGSSSSLHLGGLTNGSGRYISAAPGAEAKYRSTGSTSSLFNSSSQLFPPSRPRYSRSDVMPSGRSRLLEDFRNNRFPNLQLRDLPGHMVEFSQDQHGSRFIQQKLERATPAERQMVFGEILQAAYQLMTDVFGNYVIQKFFEFGSADQKLALATRIRGHVLPLALQMYGCRVIQKALESISSDQQVISDIVRELDGHVLKCVKDQNGNHVVQKCIECVQPQALQFIIDAFQGQVFVLSTHPYGCRVIQRILEHCTQEQTLPILEELHQHSEQLGQKYQGVSLEMTPKTYYTVSRDALFKDQYGNYVIQHVLEHGRPEDKSKIVAEVRGKVLVLSQHKFASNVVEKCVIHSSRAERALLIDEVCCQKDGPHSALYTMMKDQYANYVVQRMIDMAEPAQRKIIMHKIRPHIATLRKYTYGKHILAKLEKYYMKSGSELGPIGGPTNGLM; this is encoded by the exons ATGAGCATTCCATGCAGCATCCTAGGTATGAATGACGTGGCCTGGCAGGAGACAAGAGGTGGGATGCTGCATGCAAACGGTGCTCCTGAGTCTGGGGGTGTCCGAGTTCATGGCGGAGGGCCCCTAGCCACAGTTGGGGGAGCTGGTCAGGCTCCTGGAGGGCCACATATACAGGGCATGGACAGGGTTCCTAACCCTACCCCAGGTACCCCACAGCCCCCGCTGAGCGGGAGGTCTCAGGATGACGCCACAGTAGGATACTTCTTTCAGAGGCAGCCTGGGGAGCAGCTTGTGAGTTGCACACCTAGCAAGCATCGCTGGCCTACTGGGGATGCCAATCATGTCGATCAG ACTGCTGCACTCGGGGCTTTCAGTGATCAAAGCAGCGTA GTCCGTGCAGTGGATGAAATGAACTATGATTTTCAAGCTCTTGCTTTGGAGTCGAGGGGGATGGGAGAG cttTTGCCAGCAAAAAAGCTCTGGGATTCTGATGAGCTGGCCAAAGATGGCAGGAAAGGAATGCTTCTTGGAGAAGAGTGGAGAGACAATGCATGGGGATCATCTC ATCATTCAGTGTCTCAGCCAATCATGGTGCAGCGACGGCCAGGCCAGGGTTTCCATGGGAATGGTGATGCCAATTCTGTGCTTTCACCTCGCTCAGAAGGCGGAGGTCTCGGCGTGAGCATGGTGGAGTACGTCCTGAGTTCGTCCCCTGGTGACAAGATGGATGGCCGCTACAGGAATGGTGGCTAT GGTGCAGGAGATGCTGACCAAGATGGGAGAGAGAAAAGTGATGCGCAAGAGAAGGTGTCGCCTTTTGAAGAGGACAAAAGCCCTGAGATGAAGGTGGGAGAGGAGAGTGATCCTACTAAAGCCAATGGAAGAGGTCTGCTGAACGGCATGGACAGAGACTGTAAAGACTTCAA ccCAACTCCTGGAAGCCGTCAAGCTTCTCCCACTGAGGCTGTGGAGAGGATGGGTCCCAGTCAGACAGGTTTGGAGATGATGGGGCAGCACCACCACCCTCATGTTCTCCAACAGCAGAACCCCTCCCAAAACAAGGTCCAAGCTGAGGATTTCCAGAACCAGGAGGCCCAGAACATGGGCGGTATGGAGCAGCAAGCTGGTGTGGAGTCCTTACAGTTTGACTATGCTGGTAATCAGATTCAGGTGGACTCTTCAGGGACTCCAGTTGGATTGTTTGACTACAACTCTCAGCAGCAG ttGTTCCAGAGGTCTAATCCATTGACTGTTCAACAGCTCACTGCAGCTCAGCAGCAACAATATGCACTGGCTGCAGCCCAGCAGCAGCATCTTG CTGGCCTTGCTCCTGCGTTTGTGCCAAACCCTTACATCATTAATGCTGCCCCACCTGGAGCTGATCCCTACACTGCTGCTGGgttggcagcagcagcaacgctTGCAG GCCCCACAGTTGTTCCACCACAGTACTACGGCGTCCCTTGGGGTGTGTACCCAGCTAATCTTTTCCAGCAGCAGCCTGCATCTACTGCCAATCACTCGGCCAATCAGCAAGCATCCAGTCAAGGGCCAGGGCCAGGGCAACCACAG GTGATGCGCACTGGAACCAACCAGCGACCTCTTACACCTGGGCAAGGCCAGCAGAGCCAGCAGGAATCCctagctgcagcagctgctgcaaaCCCTGCATTGGCATACACAGGAATGCCTG GTTATCAGGTTTTGGCCCCTGCAGCTTACTATGACCAGACTGGAGCTTTGGTAATGGGCCCTGGTGCCCGCACCGGTCTGGGTGGGCCTGTTCGTCTAGTCCAAACCCCACTTCTTATCAACCATGCAGCGGCGCAGGCTg cagcagtgtctgCATCTGGCTCCGGTAACAACATGTCTGGTCCTCCAGCCAACGGACTGTACCGCTCCATGCCTCAGGCTCAACCTcagccgcagcagcagcaggctccTCCACCCAGCAGCGGCCTGCCCTCCAGCTCATTCTACGGATCTGGATCAGTCCCTAACACCTCTCAGAGCAGCTCCCTTTTCTCTCACACCTCTGCTGCCCCACCACCCCCAAGCTCTTCCCTGGGCTTCAGCAGCACCGGCGGCTCTCTTGGCGTTGGCCTGGGCTCTGCTCTTGGGGGTTTTGGCTCTTCTG TATCCAGCTCGACCAGTAGCAGTGTATCCCGCAGGGATTCCCTGTTGGCAAGTTCTGACCTATACAAACGAGGTGGCAGCAGTTTAACTCCCATTGGGCAGCCGTTTTATAACAGCCTGGGTTACTCCTCTTCACCTAGCCCCATTGGCCTTACACCAGGTCATTCCCCACTCACTCCTCCGCCATCTTTGCCCTCTTCCCATGGATCCTCTTCCAGCCTTCACCTAG GTGGCCTGACAAATGGCAGTGGTCGTTACATTTCTGCAGCTCCCGGAGCTGAGGCCAAATACCGGAGCACAGGCAGCACGTCCAGTCTGTTCAATTCCAGCAGCCAGTTGTTCCCTCCCTCACGGCCCCGCTACAGCCGCTCTGATGTCATGCCATCTGGACGCAGCCGCCTATTGGAAGACTTCAGGAACAACCGTTTTCCAAACCTCCAGCTCCGTGACTTGCCTGGACACATGGTGGAGTTCTCTCAAGACCAGCACGGATCCAG ATTTATCCAGCAGAAGCTAGAGAGGGCCACTCCTGCTGAGAGACAGATGGTGTTTGGAGAGATTTTGCAAGCAGCATACCAACTGATGACTGATGTATTTGGGAATTATGTCATCCAAAAGTTCTTTGAG TTTGGAAGTGCAGACCAGAAACTTGCTTTAGCGACCCGTATCCGCGGACACGTCCTTCCCCTGGCGTTGCAGATGTATGGGTGCAGGGTCATTCAGAAAGCCCTGGAGTCCATTTCCTCAGACCAGCAGGTAATT AGCGACATTGTCCGTGAGCTTGATGGCCATGTGCTGAAGTGTGTGAAAGACCAGAATGGGAACCATGTGGTACAGAAGTGCATTGAATGTGTCCAGCCTCAGGCCCTTCAGTTCATCATTGATGCCTTCCAGGGACAG gTTTTTGTACTTTCCACACACCCCTATGGCTGCAGAGTTATCCAAAGGATCTTGGAGCACTGCACCCAGGAGCAAACTCTGCCCATCCTGGAAGAGCTTCATCAGCACTCTGAACAGCTGGGCCAG AAATATCAAGGCGTATCATTGGAGATGACACCCAAAACATATTATACAGTGTCCCGTGATGCACTGTTCAAG GATCAGTACGGTAACTACGTCATTCAGCATGTTTTGGAGCATGGCAGACCAGAAGATAAGAGCAAGATAGTGGCAGAGGTGCGCGGGAAGGTTCTTGTCCTGAGCCAGCATAAATTTGCAAG taatGTGGTGGAGAAGTGTGTGATCCACTCCTCGCGTGCAGAGAGAGCTCTGCTGATAGATGAAGTGTGCTGCCAGAAGGACGGGCCCCACAGCGCCTTGTACACCATGATGAAAGACCAGTACGCCAACTATGTTGTCCAAAGAATGATCGACATGGCAGAACCTGCTCAGCGTAAAATCATCATGCACAAG ATCCGGCCTCACATTGCCACTTTGCGTAAGTACACCTACGGGAAGCACATTCTAGCCAAGCTAGAGAAGTACTACATGAAGAGTGGATCTGAACTGGGTCCAATCGGCGGTCCCACGAATGGTCTGATGTAG